Proteins encoded together in one Acanthochromis polyacanthus isolate Apoly-LR-REF ecotype Palm Island chromosome 12, KAUST_Apoly_ChrSc, whole genome shotgun sequence window:
- the LOC110954778 gene encoding protein S100-G-like yields the protein MACPELKEKFDRHAGEDGFLDLEEFKKLIKSEIDNERIREKVLNRASTIFSKKDENKDGKLSFEEFEKCSRLAKKLRDKEKKGEPLEDSE from the exons ATGGCCTGCCCAGAACTCAAGGAAAAATTCGACAGGCACGCCGGGGAGGATGGGTTCTTAGATTTGGAAGAATTCAAGAAACTGATTAAAAGCGAAATTGACAATGAACGCATCAGG GAGAAAGTCCTCAATCGTGCCTCCACGATCTTCAGTAAGAAGGATGAGAACAAGGACGGCAAGCTCAGCTTTGAGGAGTTCGAGAAGTGCTCCCGTCTGGCGAAGAAACTCAGAGACAAGGAGAAGAAGGGCGAGCCTCTTGAGGATTCagagtaa